A single window of Xiphophorus hellerii strain 12219 chromosome 12, Xiphophorus_hellerii-4.1, whole genome shotgun sequence DNA harbors:
- the cxcl13 gene encoding C-X-C motif chemokine 2 isoform X1: MNKAVILLVALTLYCCIPELHASKLGCRCIKTTALRVALRTVAKVEVTPPSGRCRRAERVIIRKNGSKVCIRSDAEWFPDFLNKLNQDYENINSSTVSPTTF, translated from the exons ATGAACAAAGCTGTGATCCTCCTGGTCGCTCTGACTCTCTACTGCTGCATCCCTGAGCTGCATG CTTCCAAGTTGGGATGCCGCTGCATTAAAACGACCGCTCTACGCGTCGCTCTAAGAACCGTGGCCAAGGTGGAAGTGACGCCTCCGTCAGGACGGTGCCGCCGTGCAGAAAGAGT catcaTCAGGAAAAACGGCTCCAAGGTTTGCATCAGATCAGACGCCGAATGGTTCCCAGACTTTCTCAACAAACTTAACCA GGATTATGAAAACATCAATTCATCCACTGTTTCTCCAACAACCTTCTGA
- the cxcl13 gene encoding C-X-C motif chemokine 2 isoform X2, protein MNKAVILLVALTLYCCIPELHASKLGCRCIKTTALRVALRTVAKVEVTPPSGRCRRAERVIIRKNGSKVCIRSDAEWFPDFLNKLNQLGRGCRRCFLYST, encoded by the exons ATGAACAAAGCTGTGATCCTCCTGGTCGCTCTGACTCTCTACTGCTGCATCCCTGAGCTGCATG CTTCCAAGTTGGGATGCCGCTGCATTAAAACGACCGCTCTACGCGTCGCTCTAAGAACCGTGGCCAAGGTGGAAGTGACGCCTCCGTCAGGACGGTGCCGCCGTGCAGAAAGAGT catcaTCAGGAAAAACGGCTCCAAGGTTTGCATCAGATCAGACGCCGAATGGTTCCCAGACTTTCTCAACAAACTTAACCA GCTGGGCAGAGGCTGCAGACGCTGCTTCTTGTATTCAACataa